The Rhododendron vialii isolate Sample 1 chromosome 6a, ASM3025357v1 genome includes a window with the following:
- the LOC131330623 gene encoding probable WRKY transcription factor 27 has product MAELDWDLWAVVRSCNSPAAAAKPITAQEEPVTVAFEQNDNTFGRRSYDGFEELQEVYKTFITNSQATIDPNTSSPTSSVSLSDGSNHQKQPPPSLQPHVKHISNPIDSYGYERKRSHRTAVVEVEAENLVEVDPWNWRKYGRKPIKTSPYPRNYYKCSSEGSKCPAKKYVEKSKVDPEKVIVSYSGEHNHSPPRK; this is encoded by the coding sequence ATGGCGGAGCTAGATTGGGATTTGTGGGCTGTGGTGAGAAGTTGCAACAGTCCTGCTGCCGCGGCGAAGCCTATTACCGCACAAGAAGAACCCGTTACAGTTGCTTTCGAACAAAATGATAACACTTTTGGGAGAAGATCATACGATGGCTTTGAGGAATTACAAGAAGTTTACAAAACTTTCATTACAAACTCCCAAGCCACCATCGACCCAAATACCAGTAGTCCCACTTCTTCTGTTTCTCTATCTGATGGATCCAATCACCAgaaacaaccaccaccatcgtTGCAGCCACATGTCAAACATATTAGCAATCCCATAGACTCATATGGGTATGAGAGGAAGAGGAGTCACCGGACAGCGGTGGTGGAAGTGGAGGCGGAAAATCTCGTGGAGGTGGATCCTTGGAACTGGCGTAAATATGGTAGGAAGCCAATCAAGACATCGCCGTATCCGAGAAACTACTACAAGTGTAGTAGTGAGGGAAGCAAATGTCCGGCGAAGAAATATGTGGAGAAGAGTAAGGTTGATCCGGAGAAGGTCATCGTATCTTACAGTGGCGAGCATAATCACTCTCCTCCTCGTAAGTAA